A DNA window from Candidatus Desulfatibia profunda contains the following coding sequences:
- a CDS encoding 50S ribosomal protein L25/general stress protein Ctc → MNFVELKANVRTTIGNGPARALRRSGKIPGVFYGPGKEPVMLSVVVNDLEQVLKTSKAGQVLLNLVIQNGETATRSAMIKELQTHPVSRNFVHVDFYEIALDRKIRVKIPVSIKGKAKGVEDGGMLQIIRRELEVLCLPFKIPELIKVDITDLDIGDSIHVSDIVLEEGIEFLDDDHFTVVTVLSPKTEAAAAEELELEEGEEPVAGDDDSEAPEADE, encoded by the coding sequence TTGAACTTTGTAGAACTCAAAGCCAATGTCAGAACAACCATCGGAAACGGCCCGGCCAGAGCCCTGCGGCGTTCAGGCAAGATTCCGGGCGTGTTTTACGGTCCGGGTAAGGAACCTGTAATGCTTTCCGTTGTCGTCAATGACCTCGAACAGGTTCTGAAAACCAGTAAGGCGGGCCAGGTTCTGTTGAACCTTGTGATTCAAAATGGTGAGACAGCGACCAGGTCCGCCATGATTAAGGAATTGCAGACCCATCCGGTTTCAAGGAATTTTGTACATGTTGATTTCTATGAAATTGCTTTGGATCGCAAGATCAGGGTGAAAATCCCTGTTTCCATAAAAGGCAAGGCAAAGGGCGTGGAAGACGGCGGCATGTTGCAGATTATCCGCAGAGAACTTGAGGTACTGTGCCTGCCCTTCAAAATCCCGGAACTGATTAAGGTTGATATTACCGACCTTGATATTGGTGATTCGATCCATGTTAGTGATATTGTCCTGGAAGAGGGTATTGAATTTCTGGATGACGATCATTTTACGGTCGTAACCGTGCTCAGTCCGAAGACCGAAGCAGCGGCAGCCGAGGAACTGGAACTTGAGGAGGGTGAAGAACCCGTTGCCGGAGACGATGATTCAGAAGCACCTGAAGCCGATGAATAA